In one window of Vulpes vulpes isolate BD-2025 chromosome 1, VulVul3, whole genome shotgun sequence DNA:
- the CNKSR3 gene encoding connector enhancer of kinase suppressor of ras 3 isoform X2: MKNLVLKLRASSHNLQNYISSRRKSPAYDGNTSHKPPNEFLTSVVELIGAAKALLAWLDRAPFTGITDFSVTKNKIIQLCLDLTTTVQKDCLVAEMEDKVLAVVKVLNGICDKTIRSTTDPVMSQCACLEEVHLPNVKPGEGLGMYIKSTYDGLHVITGTTENSPADRSQKIHAGDEVIQVNQQTVVGWQLKNLVRKLRENPTGVVLLLKKRPTGSFNFTPAPLKNLRWRPPLVQTSPPPTTTQSPESTMDTSLKKEKPAILHLYIPPPPAVPYSPRDENESFLYGGFSKCKQPVPGPKGSESPNSFLDQESRRRRFTIADSDQLPGYSVETNILPTKMREKTPSYGKPRPLSMPADGSWMGIVDPFARPRGHGRKGEDALCRYFSNERIPPIIEESSSAPYRFSRPPAERQLVRGADFVRGSRCYISSDLHSSATIPFQEEGTRKKPASSSAAKSSTEPSLLVSWLTRLKLLTH, from the exons ATGAAGAACTTAGTTCTGAAACTGCGGGCATCTTCCCACAACTTACAAAATTACATTAGTAGCCGGCGGAAAAGTCCGGCTTATGATGGAAACACTTCCCACAAGCCCCCTAATGAGTTCCTGACTTCCGTGGTGGAGCTAATAGGTGCGGCCAAGGCCTTATTAGCTTGGCTGGACAG GGCTCCATTTACGGGGATCACTGATTTCTCAGTAACGAAGAACAAAATCATTCAGCTTTGCCTGGACCTGACCACTACAGTCCAGAAG gATTGCCTTGTAGCAGAAATGGAAGATAAAGTTTTAGCTGTA GTCAAGGTTTTAAACGGCATCTGTGATAAAACAATACGCTCTACTACGGATCCTGTTATGAGCCAGTGTGCGTGTCTGGAGGAAGTTCACTTGCCAAATGTTAAACCGGGAGAAGGCCTG GGCATGTACATCAAATCAACCTATGATGGATTGCACGTGATTACTGGAACCACGGAAAAC TCTCCTGCAGACAGATCTCAGAAGATTCATGCTGGTGATGAAGTCATTCAGGTTAATCAGCAGACTGTG gtGGGATGGCAGCTAAAAAATCTGGTGAGAAAATTGAGAGAGAACCCCACAGGAGTCGTATTGCTGCTTAAGAAGCGTCCCACGGGTTCTTTCAACTTTACTCCTGCTCCCCTGAAAAATCTACGGTGGAGACCACCCCTGGTACAG ACCTCACCTCCGCCCACGACAACCCAGTCCCCTGAAAGCACTATGGATACCTCGCTGAAGAAGGAGAAGCCAGCTATCCTGCATCTTTATATCCCTCCTCCACCAGCCGTTCCCTACTCTCCCCG GGATGAGAATGAGAGTTTTCTTTATGGAGGATTCAGTAAGTGTAAACAACCCGTGCCTGGTCCTAAGGGCTCCGAGTCCCCAAATTCCTTCTTGGACCAGGAAAGCCGAAGACGGAGATTCACCATTGCTGATTCTGATCAGTTGCCCGGGTATTCGGTGGAAACCAATATTCTGCCcacaaaaatgagagagaaaacaccATCTTATG GCAAGCCCCGGCCTTTGTCCATGCCTGCGGATGGGAGCTGGATGGGGATCGTGGACCCTTTCGCCAGACCACGAGGTCATGGGAGGAAGG GTGAGGACGCCCTCTGCCGGTATTTCAGTAATGAGCGGATCCCCCCCATCATCGAAGAAAGCTCCTCAGCCCCATACCGGTTCTCAAGGCCCCCAGCGGAGAGGCAGCTGGTCCGGGGCGCAGACTTTGTCCGGGGCAGCAGGTGCTACATCAGTTCAGATCTCCACAGCAGCGCCACCATCCCGTTCCAGGAGGAAGGGACCAGAAAGAAGCCGGCCTCCTCCTCAGCGGCCAAGTCCTCTACAGAACCGTCCCTGCTGGTCAGCTGGTTGACTCGCCTCAAACTGTTGACTCACTGA
- the CNKSR3 gene encoding connector enhancer of kinase suppressor of ras 3 isoform X3, with product MEDKVLAVVKVLNGICDKTIRSTTDPVMSQCACLEEVHLPNVKPGEGLGMYIKSTYDGLHVITGTTENSPADRSQKIHAGDEVIQVNQQTVVGWQLKNLVRKLRENPTGVVLLLKKRPTGSFNFTPAPLKNLRWRPPLVQTSPPPTTTQSPESTMDTSLKKEKPAILHLYIPPPPAVPYSPRDENESFLYGGFSKCKQPVPGPKGSESPNSFLDQESRRRRFTIADSDQLPGYSVETNILPTKMREKTPSYGKPRPLSMPADGSWMGIVDPFARPRGHGRKGEDALCRYFSNERIPPIIEESSSAPYRFSRPPAERQLVRGADFVRGSRCYISSDLHSSATIPFQEEGTRKKPASSSAAKSSTEPSLLVSWLTRLKLLTH from the exons ATGGAAGATAAAGTTTTAGCTGTA GTCAAGGTTTTAAACGGCATCTGTGATAAAACAATACGCTCTACTACGGATCCTGTTATGAGCCAGTGTGCGTGTCTGGAGGAAGTTCACTTGCCAAATGTTAAACCGGGAGAAGGCCTG GGCATGTACATCAAATCAACCTATGATGGATTGCACGTGATTACTGGAACCACGGAAAAC TCTCCTGCAGACAGATCTCAGAAGATTCATGCTGGTGATGAAGTCATTCAGGTTAATCAGCAGACTGTG gtGGGATGGCAGCTAAAAAATCTGGTGAGAAAATTGAGAGAGAACCCCACAGGAGTCGTATTGCTGCTTAAGAAGCGTCCCACGGGTTCTTTCAACTTTACTCCTGCTCCCCTGAAAAATCTACGGTGGAGACCACCCCTGGTACAG ACCTCACCTCCGCCCACGACAACCCAGTCCCCTGAAAGCACTATGGATACCTCGCTGAAGAAGGAGAAGCCAGCTATCCTGCATCTTTATATCCCTCCTCCACCAGCCGTTCCCTACTCTCCCCG GGATGAGAATGAGAGTTTTCTTTATGGAGGATTCAGTAAGTGTAAACAACCCGTGCCTGGTCCTAAGGGCTCCGAGTCCCCAAATTCCTTCTTGGACCAGGAAAGCCGAAGACGGAGATTCACCATTGCTGATTCTGATCAGTTGCCCGGGTATTCGGTGGAAACCAATATTCTGCCcacaaaaatgagagagaaaacaccATCTTATG GCAAGCCCCGGCCTTTGTCCATGCCTGCGGATGGGAGCTGGATGGGGATCGTGGACCCTTTCGCCAGACCACGAGGTCATGGGAGGAAGG GTGAGGACGCCCTCTGCCGGTATTTCAGTAATGAGCGGATCCCCCCCATCATCGAAGAAAGCTCCTCAGCCCCATACCGGTTCTCAAGGCCCCCAGCGGAGAGGCAGCTGGTCCGGGGCGCAGACTTTGTCCGGGGCAGCAGGTGCTACATCAGTTCAGATCTCCACAGCAGCGCCACCATCCCGTTCCAGGAGGAAGGGACCAGAAAGAAGCCGGCCTCCTCCTCAGCGGCCAAGTCCTCTACAGAACCGTCCCTGCTGGTCAGCTGGTTGACTCGCCTCAAACTGTTGACTCACTGA
- the CNKSR3 gene encoding connector enhancer of kinase suppressor of ras 3 isoform X1, translated as MEPVTKWSPKQVVEWTRGLDDCLQQYVHKFEREKINGEQLLKISHQDLEELGVTRIGHQELVLEAVDLLCALNYGLETDNMKNLVLKLRASSHNLQNYISSRRKSPAYDGNTSHKPPNEFLTSVVELIGAAKALLAWLDRAPFTGITDFSVTKNKIIQLCLDLTTTVQKDCLVAEMEDKVLAVVKVLNGICDKTIRSTTDPVMSQCACLEEVHLPNVKPGEGLGMYIKSTYDGLHVITGTTENSPADRSQKIHAGDEVIQVNQQTVVGWQLKNLVRKLRENPTGVVLLLKKRPTGSFNFTPAPLKNLRWRPPLVQTSPPPTTTQSPESTMDTSLKKEKPAILHLYIPPPPAVPYSPRDENESFLYGGFSKCKQPVPGPKGSESPNSFLDQESRRRRFTIADSDQLPGYSVETNILPTKMREKTPSYGKPRPLSMPADGSWMGIVDPFARPRGHGRKGEDALCRYFSNERIPPIIEESSSAPYRFSRPPAERQLVRGADFVRGSRCYISSDLHSSATIPFQEEGTRKKPASSSAAKSSTEPSLLVSWLTRLKLLTH; from the exons ggttAGATGATTGCCTGCAGCAGTATGTCCACAAATTTGAACGAGAGAAGATAAATGGAGAACAGCTGCTGAAGATTTCGCATCAGGATCTTGAGGAGCTGGGGGTCACGCGAATTGGACACCAGGAACTTGTGTTGGAGGCTGTCGACCTTCTCTGTGCACTG AATTATGGCCTGGAAACCGATAATATGAAGAACTTAGTTCTGAAACTGCGGGCATCTTCCCACAACTTACAAAATTACATTAGTAGCCGGCGGAAAAGTCCGGCTTATGATGGAAACACTTCCCACAAGCCCCCTAATGAGTTCCTGACTTCCGTGGTGGAGCTAATAGGTGCGGCCAAGGCCTTATTAGCTTGGCTGGACAG GGCTCCATTTACGGGGATCACTGATTTCTCAGTAACGAAGAACAAAATCATTCAGCTTTGCCTGGACCTGACCACTACAGTCCAGAAG gATTGCCTTGTAGCAGAAATGGAAGATAAAGTTTTAGCTGTA GTCAAGGTTTTAAACGGCATCTGTGATAAAACAATACGCTCTACTACGGATCCTGTTATGAGCCAGTGTGCGTGTCTGGAGGAAGTTCACTTGCCAAATGTTAAACCGGGAGAAGGCCTG GGCATGTACATCAAATCAACCTATGATGGATTGCACGTGATTACTGGAACCACGGAAAAC TCTCCTGCAGACAGATCTCAGAAGATTCATGCTGGTGATGAAGTCATTCAGGTTAATCAGCAGACTGTG gtGGGATGGCAGCTAAAAAATCTGGTGAGAAAATTGAGAGAGAACCCCACAGGAGTCGTATTGCTGCTTAAGAAGCGTCCCACGGGTTCTTTCAACTTTACTCCTGCTCCCCTGAAAAATCTACGGTGGAGACCACCCCTGGTACAG ACCTCACCTCCGCCCACGACAACCCAGTCCCCTGAAAGCACTATGGATACCTCGCTGAAGAAGGAGAAGCCAGCTATCCTGCATCTTTATATCCCTCCTCCACCAGCCGTTCCCTACTCTCCCCG GGATGAGAATGAGAGTTTTCTTTATGGAGGATTCAGTAAGTGTAAACAACCCGTGCCTGGTCCTAAGGGCTCCGAGTCCCCAAATTCCTTCTTGGACCAGGAAAGCCGAAGACGGAGATTCACCATTGCTGATTCTGATCAGTTGCCCGGGTATTCGGTGGAAACCAATATTCTGCCcacaaaaatgagagagaaaacaccATCTTATG GCAAGCCCCGGCCTTTGTCCATGCCTGCGGATGGGAGCTGGATGGGGATCGTGGACCCTTTCGCCAGACCACGAGGTCATGGGAGGAAGG GTGAGGACGCCCTCTGCCGGTATTTCAGTAATGAGCGGATCCCCCCCATCATCGAAGAAAGCTCCTCAGCCCCATACCGGTTCTCAAGGCCCCCAGCGGAGAGGCAGCTGGTCCGGGGCGCAGACTTTGTCCGGGGCAGCAGGTGCTACATCAGTTCAGATCTCCACAGCAGCGCCACCATCCCGTTCCAGGAGGAAGGGACCAGAAAGAAGCCGGCCTCCTCCTCAGCGGCCAAGTCCTCTACAGAACCGTCCCTGCTGGTCAGCTGGTTGACTCGCCTCAAACTGTTGACTCACTGA